Genomic segment of Bacteroides intestinalis DSM 17393:
AAAGAAGAGGGTACCTGCTATCTGGAATATAGAAAGAATGATAACATAACAAGAGGAATCCCCATCCGGTCGCAATATGTATGGCTTAGGACGCAGTGGGGGTTAGATGGTAAATCCCATTATTATTATAGTCTGGACGGGGATAACTTCCTGCCGTTTGGAGAGCCCTATCAATTGGTATGGGGAAACTATCGGGGTGACCGCGTAGGCATTTATTGTTTTAATGATAAGGGAGAGGCCGGTTTCGTAGATGTGGATTATTTCCATTACCGATTGTAACCGGAATGTATCATATTTGTTACCGATTCTTAAATTTGCCGCAAAACGTATGAAACGCCACGTCTCTACTTTTGCGGCAAATTAATCAACGAATGACAACAGGTATGAAACACATTGTTAAAGTATTCACGCTCTTATTCTTATTTCTAACAGTCGGCAGCACAGCAAAAGCCGACGAGAAAGTAAACGTAGTGAAACAGGGCACCGTACGCGGCCGCATCATTGATGCCACAAAACAAACCCTTCCGGGTGCCTCCATCTACATCGAGAAACTGCATGCCGGAGTGACGAGCGACGTCAATGGCTTCTACACTTTCCCCAATCTGGAACCGGGGACGTATACCGTAAAAGTAAGTTATGTGGGCTATTCACCCGTAGAACTGAAAATAACCATTCCCGAAGGACGCACTTTAGAAAAAGACGTAGTGATGAATGAAGGAGTGGAACTACAGGAAGTAGTGGTAGGCGGCGCCTTTCAGGGACAACGCCGCGCCGTCAATTCGCAGAAGAACAGCCTCGGCATCAAGAATGTAGTGTCTGCCGACCAGGTAGGCAAGTTCCCCGACTCCAACATAGGTGATGCACTGAAACGCATCTCGGGTATCAACGTACAGTACGACCAGGGTGAAGCCCGCTTCGGACAAGTACGCGGCACCTCTGCCGACATGAGTTCCGTCACTATCAACGGCAACCGCGTTCCTTCTGCCGAAGGTGATACGCGCAACGTGCAACTGGACCTCATCCCGGCAGATATGATACAGACCATCGAAGTGAACAAAGTAGTCACCCCAGATATGGATGCCGACGCCATCGGTGGTTCCATCAATCTGATTACGAAGAACTCTCCTTATAAACGCTTCATCAGTGCCACCGCCGGAACAGGCTACAACTGGATTAGCGACAAAGCACAACTGAACCTGGGTTTCACCTATGGTGACCGCTTCTTCAACGACAAACTGGGACTCATTCTTTCCGCTTCCTATCAGAACTCCCCCTCCGGCTCGGATGACATCGAATTTGTATGGGACAAGGACGTAGAAACCGGAGAACTTTGCATCACCGACTATCAGGTGCGCCAATACTACGTCACCCGCGAACGCCAAAGCTACTCCGCCGCACTGGACTGGGACATCAACGAAAACCACAAGCTGACTTTCAAAGGCATCTTCAACAACCGCAACGACTGGGAAAACCGTTACCGCCTCAACGTGAAAGGTATCAATCTGGAAGAAGACGACAATGGCAACGAATATTGTTCCATCAACAACAAAGGCGCCGTGCGCGTGCAGACCAAAGGCGGCACGCCCGACAACCGCAACGCCCGTCTGGAACGTCAGCGCACGATGGACTTCACCCTCGGCGGCGAGCACCTCTTCGGCAAACTGGACACGAAGTGGAGCGTCAACTACGCCAAAGCCAGCGAAGAACGTCCCAACGAACGCTACATCGACTATCAACTGAAGAAACAGAAGTTCACAATGGATTTGAGCGATGAGCGCAAGCCGTTGCTTACTCCGCAGGAAGGTTCGGCTATGTATCTGAACGACGATTTCAGCCTGAAAGAGGTGACGGAGCAACAGGAAGATATTCAAGAGAAGGACTTCAAGTTCAAGCTCGATTTCAGCTTGCCGCTCACAAAAGGAAAGTTCGGCAATCATCTGCGCTTCGGAACCAAGGTGGTGCATAAGACTAAAGATAAAGAGATTGATTTCTACGAATACACCCCGCTGGATGAAGACGGTTTCGACAAAGCCAGTCTGGCGGCTGCCGTAGACCAGAACCGGGACGGATACATGCCGGGCAAGCAATATAAAGCCGGTAGCTTCATAAGCAAGGAGTATCTGGGAGAACTTGACTTGAACAATGCAAGTCTGTTTGAAAAGAACCAGGTGCAGGAAGAGCTTGCCACCAACTTCAACGCCAAAGAAACCGTTGCGGCAGGTTATCTGCGTTTCGACCAGAAACTGGGTGAGAAGTGGGACTTGATGCTGGGCCTGCGTCTGGAGAATACACATGTGAAATATTCGGGTAGCCAGTATGATGCGGACGAAGACAAGACCACCCGCACAGCCTACGAGTCGGACAGTTATCTGAATGTGCTTCCTTCCGTTCTTGTGAAGTATGATGTAAACGATGACTTCAAGGTGCGTGCCTCGTTCACCAATACAATTGCACGACCTAAGTATGCGGCCTTGGCACCGAATATTACGATTAAGCGTAGCGACAACTCCATCTCTTTGGGTAATCCGGGCCTGAAACCCACCATTTCTTATAACTTCGACCTGAGCGGTGAGTATTACTTCAAGAGCATCGGTCTTGTCAGTGCCGGTGTCTTCTACAAGAAAATCAATGATTTCATCGTAGACCAGACTATGCGCAACTACAATTACAACGGAACCACGTATACCAAGTTCAGCCAGCCGCGCAACTCGGGCAACGCCGACCTGCTGGGTGTGGAGGTAGCTTATCAGCGCGACTTCAGTTTCATAGCCCCGGCCTTGAAATGCATCGGCTTCTACGGAACATACACTTACTCTTACTCCCGCGTGGATAACTTCAACTTCGAGGGACGTGAGAATGAAAGCGGTCTGCGCCTGCCGGGTTCTCCGGAGCACACGGCCAATGCTTCGCTCTTCTTTGAGAAATCCGGCGTGAGCCTCCGCCTTTCTTACAACTATGCATCGGCATTTATCGACGAGATGGGAGCGGAGAAGTTCTACGACCGCTATTACGATGCAGTGAATTATATGGATGCCAACGCCAGCTATACTTTCGGAAAGAAACTGAAAACAACATTCTATGCCGAAGCCACCAATTTGCTGAACCAGCCTTTGCGCTACTATCAGGGAACGAAGGAGCGGACGATGCAGAGCGAACATTACGGAGTGAAAGTAAATGCAGGTGTGAAAATTAACTTCTAATAAAGTAACTGCACAATATATTGCAGAGATTTGTCAGAATTTATCAATAGCAATACAGCTTTTTATAACATTCTGATTATCAATATCATTAAACCATGCCCTATTCAGTATACGACTGAACCCTATTAAGTATACGACTGAATGGCATTCAGTATACGAGTGAATTAGGTTCAATATACGACTATTATAGGAGGACACATCATTTGTAAACAATATACACCACTACTCTGCTTTTTCAGTTCATAACCGCAACAGAAAGGAAACAAATTAATTCCGCCAACAAATTAATAACAATCAAATCAATATAATAATGAAAAAAGTATTCTTTCTCCTTTTAGTTGTCCTCCTCAGCAACTGGGCAACCGCACAGATAACGGATTATTCCATCTTCGACAAGAAATTCAACTTCTACGTTGCCAACGACCTGGGCCGTAACGGTTATTACGACCAGAAGCCCATAGCCGAATTGATGGGAACCATGGCCGAAGAAGTCGGTCCCGAGTTCGTAGTCGCCACCGGAGACATCCACCATTTTGAAGGCGTGCGCAGCGTGAACGACCCTCTGTGGATGACCAACTACGAACTCATCTACTCCCACCCGGAACTGATGATTGACTGGTTTCCCGTACTTGGCAACCACGAATACCGCGGCAACACGCAAGCAGTAATGGACTACACCAACATCAGCCGCCGCTGGACCATGCCCGCCCGCTACTATACAAAAGCATTTGAGGACAAAGGAATCACTATCCGTATCGTCTGGATAGACACAGCCCCCATGATGGACAAATACCGCAATGACTCCGCCACCTATCCCGACGCTTGCAAACAAGACTTGCAAAAACAACTCGCCTGGATTGATTCAGTGCTGGCCAATGCCAAAGAAGACTGGATTATCGTAGCCGGACACCACCCCATCTACGCCGAAACTCCGAAGGACGATAGCGAACGCCTGGATATGCAGAAGCGACTCGATCCGATACTCCGTAAGCACAAAGTAGACATGTATATCTGCGGGCACATTCATAACTTCCAGCATATCCGCAAGGCGGGAAGCAATATCGATTACGTTGTCAACTCAGCCGGTTCGCTTGCCCGCAAGGTGAAACCGACAGAAGGAACCGTATTCTGCAGTCCTGAACCGGGTTTTTCCATAATATCTGCGGACAAAAAAACGCTAACACTACGAATGATCGATAAAAAAGGGAACATACTGCATACCGTAACACGCAACTCACAGTAAGCTTTTCACAAAAATAAGAGGGTGTTTACTCCTTGCTCATTAACCAGGCAATTGAGTAAACACCCTCTTATTTATCTTTTCCTTTTTACTTCTCCAATGAGAAAATATCAATTGGCAGACTTCTGATAATTCTTATACCAATCTGTATATTCTTTACCATCCGATTCTACCCATTTCTCGAAATCGGGATATTCTTTATCTATCGTCACAGTCTCCGTTACAGAAGTGAAAGTGCCGGGTATTGAAATGGCAAACGGGTGTTTTCCATCCTTATTTACATAGTAAGCATCTGCCTCTTTACCTATCTGATCAGAATTTGCCAAGTTAGTAGCTTTAGACTTTGGCAAATGCACTTCAGTACGATTGTCTTTTCCAGCCCCCTCATAGTTCACAATGATATAAGGATTCAATATTGAGTTTCCAACTTTTAAGGCATCCTTCTTCATGGCGCCAGCAGCAAATGTACGGGTAATCACGAACTTCTGATTTCTCACATCCATAGCATTGGGGAAGAGAATAATAGAATTAGTTTGCGTTTCATCCACAGCACCGGATGGCAGAACCATTTCGCCGCGTTGATCTGTGGCATACTGTACGGCAAACGCATTCCTGTTCGTGGCAGCACCCACCTTTTGTACCGGTTCGTAGGTTTCTTTCACCTCACTCACGTAATTATCTTTATTGAAGGTAATGGAACGATGGTATTCTATGATAACATCATTCAGGTCATAGTCACCTCCCGAAGGCCAGATATCCTCATAGGCAAAAGACATATAATTGTTCTCTGTTTCAGAAACTTCCGGTTCATCTGGATCTATGACAGGACGGTCAGGGTCTTGGATGGCTTCATTAGGATTCGCATCAATACAGAAGAGGAGATCTTCGTAACTGCTGTCTCCACCATCTTCTACGCCATAGACCACAGTACCCCCTTCGGCTGAAAGAGAGATAAAGCGGGCTTTCTGACCTTGATAGTTCTTATTCCACTCTTCATTAGAATAAACGAAACTCTTATCTGTATCAATGAAACCGTCATGGCCTTTACTACCACATTTAAAACCGTCAGCAATAATAAAGTAGCCGATGGTATACCCTGCCGGAAATTTGGTGGAAAGATTACCCTGATCGTCCTGAAAGAGAAGTTGCACCTTCCGGTTCGTTTCCAAAGGAGCATTTCTACTACCATAATTAGTAGCTCCTCCCGGCACTTTATCGTACCAATTCAAATAAGGTACATTACCTTTAATTGAAGCATTCGGGAAGATAACGATTTTCTTCACTTGATCAGGAGCCGCAGGACATTCACCGGTCTTATAATAATAATACCCCACTACATTCTGATACCAACAGGATTCTGTTAAAAAAGTAAAGAACAATTCAGCATCTGCCACTGTTACGATTTGACCTTGTTCATTTTGATAGGCCTTTGCAATAGTAGTATTAACGTGCTCAGTATCTCTCACATAATTTGAATTATTCAATTTATCTGGTTTACTGCTTTTACCTTTCCACAAGGCCTTTTGTACGTTATTGATAAACTTACTACTAATAACCTTATTATCCTCAATCAGACCATTGATATCCCCAGGTTTTCCGTAACTATCACTAATCTCCACCAAGGAATACACTTTCTGTGCATTATTGACTGTAACTAACTTCAAATTTGACTTCGCCCGTGTAGCAGCTACCGCCCGCGAAGCAGCGTCCGTCTCGTTCACCGTCACCTTTCCATTCTCCACACTAGCTTCCACACACATGGGAACACCCCAGGTAGGCGAGAAAACATACACAACTTTAGCAGCCGTAGGCAATTCCACATCGCCAACGAAACGTCCTTTTGCATCTGCAAATATTTTATAAACTGGTTCACCCTGAATAACGAACGAACCTGTTTCATTGTAAGAGATTGGATATTCTGTAAAGATTTCTATTAAGGCATTACTGCCAATCTCCCCATAGTTGACCTCGAACGCCACATTAGTAGTTGTGGTAAAATCGAAGTATTCACTTTCTGGCTTTAAGACGGTCGGGTCCTTATCAGGATCATAAACATCTTTATCCATGCATCCTGCCAGTGCGAGCATAGCGAAACACGCACCCATTCCAAGTAATTGATTAACTCTCATCATTTGGTTTATGTTTGTAAAAAAATAGTAGGTTCTCGTTTTGTCTCACAAAGATATAAAATACAATAAATGTATCCAAATAACCAAGGATAAAGTTGCATTTATTATGCAAAATATTTATTTTTAGGAAAAGAGACTGTGGAAAGAAGTCTATTTCGA
This window contains:
- a CDS encoding metallophosphoesterase; this encodes MKKVFFLLLVVLLSNWATAQITDYSIFDKKFNFYVANDLGRNGYYDQKPIAELMGTMAEEVGPEFVVATGDIHHFEGVRSVNDPLWMTNYELIYSHPELMIDWFPVLGNHEYRGNTQAVMDYTNISRRWTMPARYYTKAFEDKGITIRIVWIDTAPMMDKYRNDSATYPDACKQDLQKQLAWIDSVLANAKEDWIIVAGHHPIYAETPKDDSERLDMQKRLDPILRKHKVDMYICGHIHNFQHIRKAGSNIDYVVNSAGSLARKVKPTEGTVFCSPEPGFSIISADKKTLTLRMIDKKGNILHTVTRNSQ
- a CDS encoding TonB-dependent receptor — protein: MKHIVKVFTLLFLFLTVGSTAKADEKVNVVKQGTVRGRIIDATKQTLPGASIYIEKLHAGVTSDVNGFYTFPNLEPGTYTVKVSYVGYSPVELKITIPEGRTLEKDVVMNEGVELQEVVVGGAFQGQRRAVNSQKNSLGIKNVVSADQVGKFPDSNIGDALKRISGINVQYDQGEARFGQVRGTSADMSSVTINGNRVPSAEGDTRNVQLDLIPADMIQTIEVNKVVTPDMDADAIGGSINLITKNSPYKRFISATAGTGYNWISDKAQLNLGFTYGDRFFNDKLGLILSASYQNSPSGSDDIEFVWDKDVETGELCITDYQVRQYYVTRERQSYSAALDWDINENHKLTFKGIFNNRNDWENRYRLNVKGINLEEDDNGNEYCSINNKGAVRVQTKGGTPDNRNARLERQRTMDFTLGGEHLFGKLDTKWSVNYAKASEERPNERYIDYQLKKQKFTMDLSDERKPLLTPQEGSAMYLNDDFSLKEVTEQQEDIQEKDFKFKLDFSLPLTKGKFGNHLRFGTKVVHKTKDKEIDFYEYTPLDEDGFDKASLAAAVDQNRDGYMPGKQYKAGSFISKEYLGELDLNNASLFEKNQVQEELATNFNAKETVAAGYLRFDQKLGEKWDLMLGLRLENTHVKYSGSQYDADEDKTTRTAYESDSYLNVLPSVLVKYDVNDDFKVRASFTNTIARPKYAALAPNITIKRSDNSISLGNPGLKPTISYNFDLSGEYYFKSIGLVSAGVFYKKINDFIVDQTMRNYNYNGTTYTKFSQPRNSGNADLLGVEVAYQRDFSFIAPALKCIGFYGTYTYSYSRVDNFNFEGRENESGLRLPGSPEHTANASLFFEKSGVSLRLSYNYASAFIDEMGAEKFYDRYYDAVNYMDANASYTFGKKLKTTFYAEATNLLNQPLRYYQGTKERTMQSEHYGVKVNAGVKINF
- a CDS encoding LruC domain-containing protein, with the translated sequence MMRVNQLLGMGACFAMLALAGCMDKDVYDPDKDPTVLKPESEYFDFTTTTNVAFEVNYGEIGSNALIEIFTEYPISYNETGSFVIQGEPVYKIFADAKGRFVGDVELPTAAKVVYVFSPTWGVPMCVEASVENGKVTVNETDAASRAVAATRAKSNLKLVTVNNAQKVYSLVEISDSYGKPGDINGLIEDNKVISSKFINNVQKALWKGKSSKPDKLNNSNYVRDTEHVNTTIAKAYQNEQGQIVTVADAELFFTFLTESCWYQNVVGYYYYKTGECPAAPDQVKKIVIFPNASIKGNVPYLNWYDKVPGGATNYGSRNAPLETNRKVQLLFQDDQGNLSTKFPAGYTIGYFIIADGFKCGSKGHDGFIDTDKSFVYSNEEWNKNYQGQKARFISLSAEGGTVVYGVEDGGDSSYEDLLFCIDANPNEAIQDPDRPVIDPDEPEVSETENNYMSFAYEDIWPSGGDYDLNDVIIEYHRSITFNKDNYVSEVKETYEPVQKVGAATNRNAFAVQYATDQRGEMVLPSGAVDETQTNSIILFPNAMDVRNQKFVITRTFAAGAMKKDALKVGNSILNPYIIVNYEGAGKDNRTEVHLPKSKATNLANSDQIGKEADAYYVNKDGKHPFAISIPGTFTSVTETVTIDKEYPDFEKWVESDGKEYTDWYKNYQKSAN